A region of Streptomyces halobius DNA encodes the following proteins:
- a CDS encoding SCO2583/SCO2584 N-terminal domain-containing protein, with product MTERQGDIPDEFDIKWAEQGPKEPSARARMLAARWKDNPPGPQPFRADPDPGVRPARFTDSGYRRSWASVAIVAAGLVLVLAAFALLTG from the coding sequence ATGACAGAGCGACAGGGCGACATACCCGACGAGTTCGATATCAAGTGGGCGGAGCAAGGGCCGAAGGAGCCATCGGCGCGTGCCCGTATGCTCGCCGCACGGTGGAAGGACAACCCGCCCGGACCGCAGCCGTTCCGCGCGGACCCGGACCCAGGTGTGCGGCCTGCGCGGTTCACCGACTCCGGATACCGCCGTTCCTGGGCGTCCGTCGCCATCGTCGCCGCCGGCCTCGTCCTGGTCCTCGCCGCCTTCGCCCTGCTGACGGGGTGA
- a CDS encoding LmeA family phospholipid-binding protein translates to MRMRMPLILLGSLVVLAVGADLAAEQIAENIAANKFGERLPGQQGSAEVDIKGFPFLTQAATGTFDEISVTVKDTAAPAGSSTVTLPRATLTARGVKVEGTSSAVADLVEGQATVPYSALATALEQQNPSGGPVEIAPVTGGAARVRITQGGRDLIARLSGQGEDIAFTPEVEGAPPQAVAVATGPLRADITGATPDEGGVRLHFAGRLVSLG, encoded by the coding sequence ATGCGCATGCGTATGCCCCTCATCCTCCTCGGCTCCCTCGTCGTCCTGGCCGTCGGCGCCGATCTCGCCGCCGAGCAGATAGCCGAGAACATAGCCGCCAACAAGTTCGGTGAGAGACTGCCGGGGCAACAGGGCAGCGCCGAGGTGGACATCAAGGGCTTCCCCTTCCTCACCCAGGCCGCGACCGGGACGTTCGACGAGATCAGCGTCACCGTGAAGGACACGGCTGCCCCGGCCGGCTCCTCCACGGTGACCCTGCCCAGAGCCACGCTCACCGCGCGCGGAGTGAAAGTGGAGGGCACCTCATCCGCCGTGGCCGATCTGGTCGAGGGGCAGGCAACCGTCCCCTACAGCGCACTCGCAACCGCCCTCGAACAGCAAAACCCCTCGGGCGGACCGGTGGAGATAGCTCCTGTCACCGGCGGTGCCGCCCGCGTACGGATCACCCAGGGCGGACGGGACCTCATCGCCCGACTCTCGGGCCAGGGCGAGGACATCGCGTTCACCCCGGAGGTCGAGGGTGCGCCGCCGCAGGCCGTCGCCGTGGCTACCGGGCCCCTGCGGGCGGACATCACCGGCGCCACTCCGGATGAGGGCGGAGTTCGGCTCCACTTCGCCGGGCGGCTGGTCAGCCTCGGTTAG
- a CDS encoding alpha/beta hydrolase, with protein MRALALYGTIGSLVLTALATAPAGSADGPPLKPPAPVPHPIDFGTCSPVEHLPDSVECGKVTVPLDYAHPDGKKISLTVSRIRATAPKERQGALVFNPGGPGASSMDFPLYGALARWRKVARVYDFVGYAPRGVGRSAPLSCQDPEKFAKAPTDSQRHPTEEFKRKKVAQAKAYARGCVRNAGADLPFYNSVNNARDLDMIRAALGEKKLTFMGASYGTYFGAVYAALFPGHIRRMVLDSVVNPEPSQIWYANNLNQNIAFQRRWRDWLKWVAKHHARYDLGKTPKAVQRSYDKAVRQVRRAPVNGKIGPAQLQAAYLKTGYNDAYWAMRAQALSDYLHGNPKQLIAQAEPKAGAAKEEENSNAVYTAVECNDAPWPRDWRVWDRDNTRVAKVAPFETWDNAWMNLPCAFWPERSEQAVAGLEDAISRATDRATGKNADSANGDDVVDGLAAATSRTVEAGLDDVLNGGSRPLDIRTAPGALPPVLLLAAERDAATPYPGALNLQRRLHGASLVTEKGAGTHGIALNDNECVNKYTLAYLLRGEAPGHRVYCPARAEPKPDDRAKPMK; from the coding sequence GTGAGAGCACTCGCGTTGTACGGCACCATCGGATCGCTGGTCCTGACCGCGCTCGCCACCGCCCCGGCGGGGAGCGCCGACGGCCCTCCCCTCAAGCCCCCCGCCCCGGTGCCGCACCCCATCGACTTCGGCACATGCTCTCCCGTCGAGCATCTGCCGGACTCCGTCGAATGCGGCAAGGTCACCGTGCCGCTCGACTACGCGCACCCCGACGGCAAGAAGATCAGCCTCACCGTCAGCCGGATCCGGGCCACCGCGCCCAAGGAGCGGCAGGGCGCCCTGGTCTTCAATCCCGGCGGTCCCGGTGCGAGCAGCATGGATTTCCCGCTCTACGGCGCGCTCGCCAGATGGCGCAAGGTCGCTCGCGTCTATGACTTCGTCGGATACGCGCCGCGCGGTGTCGGCCGGTCCGCGCCGCTCTCCTGCCAGGACCCGGAGAAGTTCGCCAAGGCTCCGACGGACAGCCAGCGGCACCCCACCGAGGAGTTCAAGCGGAAGAAGGTGGCACAGGCGAAGGCGTACGCGCGGGGGTGCGTCCGCAACGCGGGCGCCGACCTGCCCTTTTACAACTCGGTCAACAACGCCCGCGACCTGGACATGATCCGGGCCGCCCTGGGCGAGAAGAAGCTGACGTTCATGGGCGCCTCGTACGGGACGTACTTCGGTGCCGTTTACGCGGCGCTCTTCCCCGGCCACATCCGCCGCATGGTCCTCGACAGCGTGGTCAACCCCGAGCCCAGCCAGATCTGGTACGCCAACAACCTCAACCAGAACATCGCCTTCCAGCGCCGCTGGCGCGACTGGCTCAAGTGGGTCGCCAAACACCACGCCCGATACGACCTCGGCAAGACGCCGAAGGCGGTGCAACGCTCGTACGACAAGGCCGTCCGGCAGGTCCGCCGAGCGCCCGTCAACGGCAAGATCGGCCCCGCCCAGCTGCAGGCGGCGTATCTCAAGACCGGCTACAACGACGCGTACTGGGCGATGCGCGCCCAGGCGCTCTCGGATTATCTGCACGGCAATCCGAAGCAGCTGATCGCCCAGGCGGAGCCCAAGGCCGGCGCCGCCAAGGAGGAGGAGAACAGCAACGCCGTCTACACGGCGGTCGAGTGCAATGACGCGCCCTGGCCGCGCGACTGGCGCGTCTGGGACCGCGACAACACACGGGTCGCGAAGGTGGCGCCGTTCGAGACCTGGGACAACGCCTGGATGAATCTGCCGTGCGCCTTCTGGCCGGAGCGGTCGGAGCAGGCCGTGGCCGGGCTCGAAGACGCGATCAGCAGGGCCACCGACCGCGCCACCGGGAAGAACGCCGACAGCGCCAACGGCGACGATGTGGTGGACGGGCTGGCCGCCGCCACCAGCCGTACGGTCGAGGCCGGTCTGGACGACGTGTTGAACGGTGGTTCCCGGCCCCTCGACATCCGTACGGCGCCCGGCGCGCTGCCCCCGGTGCTGCTGCTGGCGGCGGAGCGGGACGCGGCGACGCCGTATCCGGGGGCGCTGAATCTGCAGCGGCGACTGCACGGCGCCTCGCTGGTCACCGAGAAGGGGGCCGGCACACACGGCATCGCGCTCAACGACAACGAATGCGTCAACAAGTACACGCTGGCGTATCTGCTGCGCGGGGAGGCCCCGGGGCACCGGGTGTACTGCCCGGCGCGCGCGGAACCGAAGCCGGACGACCGGGCGAAGCCCATGAAGTAG
- the hemQ gene encoding hydrogen peroxide-dependent heme synthase → MTDASTPATAPEKTPNAGKKAKDLNEVIRYTLWSVFKLRDVLPEDRGGYADEVEELFAQLAAKDVVVRGTYDVSGLRADADVMIWWHSESSDALQEAYNLFRRTRLGRVLEPVWSNMALHRPAEFNKSHIPAFLADEEPRDYVSVYPFVRSYDWYLLPDEDRRRMLADHGKMARGFPDVRANTVPAFSLGDYEWILAFEANDLYRIVDLMRHLRGSEARLHVREEIPFYTGRRKPVSELVAGLA, encoded by the coding sequence ATGACAGACGCTTCCACCCCCGCCACCGCTCCCGAGAAGACCCCGAACGCCGGTAAGAAGGCGAAGGACCTCAACGAGGTCATCCGCTACACCCTCTGGTCGGTGTTCAAGCTGCGTGACGTCCTCCCGGAGGACCGCGGCGGCTACGCCGACGAGGTCGAGGAGCTGTTCGCCCAGCTCGCCGCCAAGGACGTCGTCGTGCGCGGCACCTACGACGTGTCCGGCCTGCGTGCCGACGCCGACGTCATGATCTGGTGGCACTCGGAGAGCTCGGACGCCCTCCAGGAGGCGTACAACCTCTTCCGCCGCACCCGCCTCGGCCGTGTGCTGGAGCCGGTGTGGTCGAACATGGCGCTGCACCGCCCCGCCGAGTTCAACAAGTCGCACATCCCGGCCTTCCTGGCCGACGAGGAGCCCCGCGACTATGTGAGCGTCTACCCCTTCGTACGCTCCTACGACTGGTACCTCCTCCCCGACGAGGACCGCCGCCGGATGCTCGCCGACCACGGCAAGATGGCCCGCGGCTTCCCGGACGTCCGCGCCAACACGGTGCCGGCGTTCTCGCTGGGCGACTACGAGTGGATCCTGGCGTTCGAGGCCAATGACCTCTACCGCATCGTCGACCTGATGCGGCACCTGCGCGGCTCCGAGGCGCGTCTGCACGTCCGCGAGGAGATCCCGTTCTACACGGGGCGGCGGAAGCCGGTGTCCGAGCTGGTCGCGGGCTTGGCGTAG
- the hemG gene encoding protoporphyrinogen oxidase translates to MSPAHTSTGRAPGTVRHVVVIGGGISGLAAAHRLLEGGVQVTVLESSDRLGGKLRAGEIAGVPVDLGAESMLARRPEAVRLARAVGLGERLQPPATTTASLWTRDALRPMPKGHVMGVPGDLDPLAASGVISPAGLARIAEDETLARTEAGEDVAVGEYVAARLGREVVDRLVEPLLGGVYAGGAYRISMRAAVPQLFEAARAERSLLEGVRAIQARAAATAPPEGPVFIGIDGGIGTLPGAVADAVRAGGGEILLDSAVRELRWAGDDGWQIRADERMFQADAVIMAAPAGAAARLLRRDCPSAAVELDTVDYASMALVTMAFRRSDLGSVPSGSGFLVPPVDGHRIKASTFAGQKWGWIGDADPDLFVLRTSIGRYEDDADLKRDDSELVDLSLADLGAAVGLRARPVANTVTRWHGGLPQYSVGHVRRVARIRDAVAGLPGALRVCGAVYDGVGIPACIGSAHRAADDVLATLAAGTAGGE, encoded by the coding sequence ATGAGCCCTGCGCACACCAGTACCGGCCGGGCGCCGGGCACCGTCCGTCATGTCGTCGTCATCGGAGGCGGCATCTCGGGACTGGCCGCCGCGCACCGCCTTCTGGAAGGCGGCGTCCAGGTCACCGTCCTGGAGTCGTCCGACCGGCTCGGCGGCAAGCTGCGCGCCGGTGAGATCGCGGGTGTACCGGTCGACCTCGGGGCCGAATCGATGCTGGCCAGGCGGCCGGAGGCGGTGCGGCTCGCGCGTGCCGTCGGACTCGGTGAACGGCTGCAGCCGCCCGCCACCACCACCGCGTCCCTGTGGACCCGTGACGCGCTCCGCCCGATGCCCAAGGGCCATGTCATGGGCGTCCCGGGGGACCTCGATCCGCTCGCCGCGTCCGGAGTGATCTCCCCGGCCGGTCTGGCGCGGATCGCCGAGGACGAGACGCTGGCGCGGACCGAGGCCGGTGAGGATGTCGCGGTCGGCGAGTATGTCGCGGCCCGGCTCGGCCGCGAGGTCGTCGACCGGCTCGTCGAGCCGCTGCTCGGCGGCGTCTACGCGGGCGGTGCCTACCGCATCTCGATGCGCGCCGCCGTCCCCCAGCTCTTCGAGGCCGCGCGTGCCGAGCGTTCGCTGCTCGAAGGCGTACGGGCCATCCAGGCGCGCGCGGCCGCCACGGCACCGCCCGAAGGTCCGGTCTTCATAGGGATCGACGGCGGGATCGGGACGCTGCCCGGTGCCGTCGCCGACGCCGTGCGCGCGGGGGGCGGTGAGATCCTCCTCGACTCCGCCGTGCGGGAGCTGCGGTGGGCCGGCGACGACGGCTGGCAGATCCGCGCCGACGAACGGATGTTCCAGGCGGACGCGGTGATCATGGCCGCCCCGGCCGGAGCGGCGGCGCGCCTGCTCCGCCGCGACTGCCCCTCCGCCGCCGTCGAGCTGGACACCGTCGACTACGCCTCGATGGCGCTGGTCACCATGGCCTTCCGCCGCTCGGACCTGGGCAGCGTCCCCAGCGGCAGCGGCTTCCTCGTACCGCCCGTCGACGGGCACCGGATCAAGGCATCGACGTTCGCCGGCCAGAAATGGGGCTGGATCGGGGACGCCGACCCCGACCTCTTCGTACTGCGCACCTCCATCGGCCGGTACGAGGACGACGCCGACCTCAAGCGCGACGACTCCGAGCTGGTCGATCTCTCGCTGGCCGACCTCGGCGCGGCGGTCGGCCTGCGGGCCCGGCCCGTCGCGAACACGGTCACCCGCTGGCACGGCGGGCTGCCGCAGTACTCCGTCGGCCATGTGCGGCGGGTGGCCAGGATCCGTGACGCGGTCGCCGGGCTGCCCGGGGCGCTGCGGGTGTGCGGCGCGGTCTACGACGGTGTCGGCATCCCGGCCTGCATCGGCTCCGCGCACCGCGCCGCCGACGACGTCCTGGCCACCCTGGCGGCGGGCACCGCGGGCGGCGAGTGA
- a CDS encoding DUF4349 domain-containing protein, whose amino-acid sequence MPGAGARRAPKGRRGAAAGLLLAASLTVAGCGASDSESTASDAMADKGAARPTRAPGSGYAQGGQRTGSDGRTGTAAEESAPGRPKATKIAPAQIIRTATVTVRTKDVPEALAKARTAVEGAGGYVGDETTDRDAEGHDRSRLVLRVPPKEYDAVLGRLSRLGKLVSREVSTKDVTDQVVDTDSRITSQRASVARVRELMAKATTISDIVSLESELNTREASLESLEAQLQSLKERTGMATITLLLREPDAAPEKKPDEPTSFGDALAGGWHAFTAAVRWLLVIIGAVLPFAVAGALLYGLWRLVRGRLPAGLRTRRRASGGDAERRAGATTGTGTTMAAGAAKGAGAATRTRAACEPEVSTGPEASDEPAAGDEPEASSGPGTGAGPSHP is encoded by the coding sequence ATGCCGGGAGCCGGTGCGAGGCGCGCTCCGAAGGGCCGTCGGGGTGCCGCGGCCGGGTTGCTGCTCGCGGCGTCGCTGACGGTCGCCGGGTGCGGTGCGTCGGACAGCGAGAGCACGGCGAGCGACGCGATGGCCGACAAGGGGGCGGCCCGGCCGACCCGGGCGCCGGGCAGCGGATACGCGCAGGGCGGGCAGCGGACCGGCAGCGACGGGCGAACCGGGACGGCGGCCGAGGAGAGCGCCCCGGGGCGGCCGAAGGCGACGAAGATCGCACCCGCCCAGATCATCCGGACCGCCACGGTCACCGTGCGGACCAAGGACGTACCGGAGGCACTGGCCAAGGCACGTACGGCGGTGGAAGGCGCGGGCGGCTATGTCGGCGACGAGACCACCGACCGGGATGCCGAGGGCCACGACCGGTCACGGCTGGTGCTGCGGGTGCCGCCGAAGGAGTACGACGCGGTGCTGGGACGACTGTCCCGGCTCGGCAAACTCGTCTCGCGGGAGGTCTCGACGAAGGACGTCACCGATCAGGTGGTGGACACCGACAGCCGCATCACGTCGCAGCGGGCGAGCGTGGCACGCGTCCGGGAGCTGATGGCGAAGGCCACGACGATCAGCGACATCGTCTCCCTGGAGTCCGAGCTCAACACCCGCGAAGCGAGCCTGGAGTCACTGGAGGCGCAGCTGCAGTCGCTCAAGGAGCGGACGGGGATGGCCACCATCACCCTGCTGCTGCGGGAGCCGGACGCCGCCCCGGAGAAGAAGCCCGACGAGCCGACGTCCTTCGGGGACGCGCTGGCCGGCGGCTGGCACGCCTTCACGGCGGCGGTGCGGTGGCTCCTGGTGATCATCGGCGCGGTGCTCCCGTTCGCGGTGGCCGGGGCCCTGCTGTACGGGCTGTGGCGACTGGTCCGCGGCCGGCTGCCGGCGGGGCTCCGTACGCGACGGAGGGCGAGTGGCGGGGACGCCGAGAGGCGGGCGGGTGCGACGACGGGGACGGGTACGACGATGGCGGCGGGCGCGGCGAAGGGAGCGGGCGCGGCGACGCGGACACGCGCGGCCTGTGAACCGGAAGTCTCAACCGGACCGGAGGCCTCGGACGAACCGGCAGCCGGCGACGAACCGGAAGCCTCGTCCGGCCCCGGAACCGGCGCCGGCCCCTCCCACCCGTGA
- a CDS encoding thiolase family protein: MTDPHVRDVYIVDAVRTPVGKYGGALAGIRPDDLAAHVVRALVDRTPELDPARIDDVCFGDANGAGEDNRNVARMAVLLAGLPVTVPGVTVNRLCGSGLEAVVQAARALALGDAHIAVAGGVESMSRAPYVLRKPDRAFPAGHQEMYSSTLGWRMVNERMRPEWTVSLGEGAELIAEQHGITREQQDVFALASHQKAVRAWREGGYHAEVVPLAGVALERDETIREASSLESLSKLKPVFRTVGGTVTAGNSSPLNDGAAALLLVDEEGLRATGREPLARIRASAVTGVEPQLFGLGPVEAVRRALDRSGRGFGDLATFELNEAFAAQALGCLGQWPDLDPSVVNPRGGAIAIGHPLGASGARLAGSVAHQLAALGSGTGLAALCIGVGQGLALVLER; the protein is encoded by the coding sequence ATGACCGACCCACACGTACGGGATGTCTACATCGTCGATGCCGTACGGACCCCCGTCGGCAAATACGGCGGCGCACTGGCCGGAATCCGCCCCGACGACCTGGCCGCCCATGTGGTCAGGGCGCTGGTGGACCGCACCCCGGAGCTGGACCCCGCCCGGATCGATGACGTCTGCTTCGGCGATGCGAACGGCGCGGGCGAGGACAACCGGAATGTCGCCCGGATGGCCGTGCTGCTGGCGGGACTTCCGGTCACCGTCCCCGGCGTGACCGTCAACCGCCTGTGCGGCTCCGGTCTGGAGGCGGTTGTCCAGGCCGCCCGCGCCCTCGCGCTCGGCGATGCGCATATCGCGGTGGCGGGCGGTGTGGAGTCGATGAGCCGCGCGCCGTACGTCCTGCGCAAGCCCGACCGGGCCTTCCCCGCCGGCCATCAGGAGATGTACTCCTCGACGCTGGGCTGGCGGATGGTCAATGAGCGGATGCGCCCCGAATGGACGGTTTCCCTGGGCGAGGGCGCCGAGCTGATCGCCGAACAGCACGGCATCACCCGCGAGCAGCAGGACGTCTTCGCGCTGGCCAGCCACCAGAAGGCGGTACGGGCATGGCGGGAGGGCGGCTACCACGCAGAGGTGGTGCCGCTTGCGGGCGTCGCGCTCGAACGGGACGAGACGATCCGGGAGGCGTCCTCCCTGGAGTCGCTGTCCAAGCTGAAGCCGGTGTTCCGTACGGTCGGGGGCACGGTCACCGCGGGGAACTCCTCGCCGCTCAACGACGGCGCGGCCGCGCTGCTGCTGGTCGACGAGGAGGGCCTGCGGGCCACCGGGCGCGAACCGCTGGCCCGTATCCGCGCAAGCGCGGTGACCGGCGTCGAGCCGCAGCTGTTCGGCCTCGGCCCGGTGGAGGCGGTACGGCGCGCGCTGGACCGGTCCGGGCGCGGCTTCGGCGATCTGGCGACGTTCGAGCTCAATGAGGCGTTCGCGGCCCAGGCGTTGGGCTGCCTCGGCCAGTGGCCCGACCTCGACCCGTCGGTGGTGAACCCGCGTGGCGGCGCCATCGCCATCGGCCATCCCCTGGGCGCGTCCGGCGCCCGTCTCGCGGGGTCGGTGGCACATCAGCTCGCCGCGCTGGGCTCGGGAACGGGGCTGGCGGCACTGTGCATCGGCGTGGGGCAGGGGCTCGCGCTCGTCCTGGAGCGGTAG
- a CDS encoding benzaldehyde dehydrogenase — MPLLDPKDQLSLHGGEAEAVEPATGDVLDTFTLAAPSDVEDATIIAARAQRDWAARTYTERAAVLRRAGDLIQRYEPEIAEWIIRESGSIRGKADFEVRTATEECYHAAALAHRPIGQVLPSAAPRLSYTSRVPAGVVGVIAPFNAPLVLGIRSVAPALALGNAVVLKPDPRTAICGGHVLAAVFAEAGLPEGLLHVLPGGAKTGETLITDPRVRVISFTGSSATGRSVGALAATHLKRAHLELGGNSAFIVLEDADLDAAMSTAAWASFFHQGQVCMTAGRHLVHASLYDEYVARLAAKADALTVGDPFREQVHLGPVIDRGQLAKIDELVRSSAEAGVRIAAGGTHRDLFYRPTVLADAGAGSAQGPGSVGACAAYATEVFGPVAPVRAFHTPDEAVELANDSAYGLALGIVTRDAARALDLADRIPTGLVHINDQTVNDEPIAAFGGLADSGTGSRFGGEANLDAFTETRWTTVRATPAAYPF; from the coding sequence ATGCCCCTGCTCGACCCGAAGGACCAGCTGTCCCTGCACGGCGGCGAGGCCGAGGCCGTCGAGCCCGCGACGGGGGACGTGCTGGACACCTTCACGCTGGCCGCCCCCTCCGATGTCGAGGATGCCACGATCATCGCCGCCCGCGCCCAGCGGGACTGGGCCGCCAGGACGTATACGGAGCGTGCCGCGGTGCTGCGCCGGGCCGGCGATCTGATCCAGCGGTACGAGCCGGAGATCGCCGAGTGGATCATCCGCGAGTCCGGCAGCATCCGGGGCAAGGCGGACTTCGAGGTCCGCACCGCGACCGAGGAGTGCTACCACGCCGCCGCGCTCGCCCACCGGCCGATAGGCCAGGTGCTTCCCTCCGCCGCGCCCCGTCTCTCCTACACGTCCCGGGTGCCGGCCGGTGTCGTCGGCGTGATCGCGCCGTTCAACGCCCCGCTGGTGCTCGGCATCAGATCCGTCGCGCCCGCCCTCGCGCTCGGCAACGCCGTCGTCCTCAAGCCCGACCCGCGCACCGCGATCTGCGGCGGCCATGTCCTGGCGGCGGTCTTCGCGGAGGCCGGGCTGCCCGAGGGGCTGCTGCACGTTCTGCCGGGCGGCGCGAAGACCGGCGAAACGCTGATCACTGATCCGCGGGTCCGCGTCATCTCGTTCACCGGCTCGAGCGCCACGGGCCGCAGCGTCGGCGCGCTGGCCGCGACCCATCTCAAGCGCGCCCACCTGGAGTTGGGCGGCAACAGCGCGTTCATCGTCCTGGAGGACGCCGATCTGGACGCCGCGATGTCCACCGCCGCCTGGGCGTCCTTCTTCCACCAGGGCCAGGTGTGCATGACCGCGGGCCGCCATCTCGTGCACGCCTCGCTCTACGACGAGTACGTGGCGCGGCTGGCGGCCAAGGCGGACGCGCTGACCGTCGGTGACCCGTTCCGCGAGCAGGTGCACCTCGGCCCGGTCATCGACCGCGGTCAGCTCGCCAAGATCGATGAACTGGTACGGAGCAGCGCCGAGGCCGGTGTGCGGATCGCCGCCGGCGGCACCCACCGCGACCTCTTCTACCGTCCGACGGTGCTCGCCGACGCGGGCGCCGGCTCCGCCCAGGGGCCGGGCTCCGTGGGGGCCTGCGCCGCCTACGCCACGGAAGTCTTCGGCCCGGTGGCCCCCGTGCGCGCGTTCCACACCCCCGACGAGGCCGTCGAGCTGGCGAACGACTCCGCCTACGGCCTCGCGCTCGGGATCGTCACCCGCGACGCGGCCCGCGCTCTGGACCTGGCCGACCGCATCCCCACCGGCCTCGTCCACATCAACGACCAGACGGTCAACGACGAACCCATCGCGGCGTTCGGCGGCCTCGCCGACTCCGGCACCGGCTCCCGCTTCGGCGGCGAGGCCAATCTCGACGCGTTCACCGAAACCCGCTGGACGACGGTGCGCGCGACACCCGCCGCCTACCCGTTCTAG
- the hemE gene encoding uroporphyrinogen decarboxylase, translating to MSANHSPKGQQQTATYDSAFLKACRREPVPHTPVWFMRQAGRSLPEYRKVREGIAMLDSCMRPELVTEITLQPVRRHNVDAAIYFSDIVVPLKAMGIDLDIKPGVGPVVAHPIRTRADLAQLRDLEPGDVPYVTEAIGTLVRELGTTPLIGFAGAPFTLASYLVEGGPSRNHERTKALMYGDPRLWADLLDRLAEITAAFLKVQIEAGASAVQLFDSWVGALAPADYRRSVMPASTKVFDAVASYGVPRIHFGVGTGELLGLMGEAGADVVGVDWRVPLDEAARRVGPGRALQGNLDPAVLFAPREAVEAKAREVLDAAAGLEGHVFNLGHGVLPHTDPDSLTRLVEYVHQQTAR from the coding sequence GTGAGCGCCAACCACAGCCCCAAGGGCCAGCAGCAGACCGCTACATACGACTCGGCCTTCCTCAAGGCGTGCCGCCGCGAGCCGGTGCCGCACACGCCGGTGTGGTTCATGCGCCAGGCCGGGCGCTCACTGCCCGAATACCGCAAGGTCCGCGAGGGCATCGCGATGCTCGACTCCTGCATGCGGCCCGAGCTGGTCACCGAGATCACCCTGCAGCCCGTACGCCGCCACAACGTCGACGCCGCGATCTACTTCAGCGACATCGTCGTCCCCCTCAAGGCCATGGGCATCGACCTCGACATCAAGCCGGGCGTCGGCCCGGTCGTCGCCCACCCGATCCGCACCCGCGCCGACCTGGCGCAGCTGCGCGACCTGGAGCCCGGCGACGTCCCGTACGTCACCGAGGCCATCGGCACGCTCGTCCGGGAACTCGGCACCACCCCCCTCATCGGCTTCGCCGGCGCGCCCTTCACCCTCGCCAGCTATCTCGTCGAGGGCGGCCCGTCCCGTAACCACGAGCGCACCAAGGCGCTCATGTACGGCGACCCGCGGCTGTGGGCCGACCTCCTGGACCGACTCGCCGAGATCACCGCGGCCTTCCTGAAGGTGCAGATCGAGGCCGGGGCGAGCGCCGTCCAGCTCTTCGACTCCTGGGTCGGCGCGCTCGCACCGGCCGACTACCGCCGCTCCGTGATGCCGGCCTCCACCAAGGTCTTCGACGCGGTCGCCTCCTACGGCGTCCCGCGCATCCACTTCGGCGTCGGCACCGGTGAACTCCTCGGCCTGATGGGCGAGGCGGGCGCGGACGTGGTCGGCGTCGACTGGCGCGTCCCGCTCGACGAGGCGGCCCGCCGCGTCGGCCCTGGCAGGGCGCTCCAGGGCAACCTCGATCCGGCCGTCCTCTTCGCCCCGCGTGAGGCGGTGGAGGCCAAGGCTCGCGAGGTCCTCGACGCGGCCGCCGGCCTGGAGGGCCATGTGTTCAACCTCGGCCACGGCGTCCTGCCCCACACCGACCCGGACTCCCTGACGCGGCTGGTGGAGTACGTGCACCAGCAGACGGCGCGCTGA
- a CDS encoding DUF3000 domain-containing protein has product MAAAQEHLADSADETPIPFRQAVEALRAARLRPEIEIDPTPAPKRLAPFAYALEAAVVERASGPGDEDRDLADGRLVLLHNPAGHDAWQGTFRVVTLARAELEPEMGADPLLPEVSWSWLTGALEARGVRYGEPSGTVTRAGSHYFGGLAAREPATQIEIRASWTPAEGPGGVPDLAAHLSAWCDLLCQVAGLPPAAPDSAERGGGVVALPQRRGPQAR; this is encoded by the coding sequence ATGGCTGCGGCTCAAGAACACCTCGCGGACAGCGCTGACGAGACCCCGATCCCCTTCCGTCAGGCGGTCGAGGCGCTCCGCGCGGCACGACTGCGGCCGGAGATCGAGATCGACCCGACGCCGGCGCCGAAGCGGCTCGCCCCGTTCGCGTACGCGCTGGAGGCGGCGGTCGTCGAGCGTGCGTCGGGGCCGGGCGACGAGGACCGGGATCTGGCGGACGGGCGGCTGGTACTGCTCCACAATCCGGCCGGGCACGACGCCTGGCAGGGCACGTTCCGTGTGGTGACGCTGGCGCGGGCGGAGCTGGAGCCGGAGATGGGCGCCGATCCGCTGCTGCCGGAGGTGTCCTGGTCGTGGCTGACGGGCGCGCTGGAGGCGCGCGGGGTGCGGTACGGGGAGCCGAGCGGCACGGTGACACGGGCCGGGTCGCACTACTTCGGTGGTCTCGCGGCGCGGGAGCCGGCGACGCAGATCGAGATCCGGGCGTCCTGGACGCCGGCCGAGGGGCCGGGCGGGGTGCCGGATCTCGCGGCGCATCTGTCGGCGTGGTGTGATCTGCTGTGTCAGGTCGCGGGTCTGCCGCCGGCCGCGCCGGACTCGGCGGAGCGCGGCGGCGGTGTCGTCGCCCTGCCGCAGCGCCGGGGCCCGCAGGCCCGCTGA